From the genome of Deferribacteraceae bacterium V6Fe1:
ATTTTTTCCTAAAATATTTTTAAAATCTGTTAACCACTTTTTTGAAAAATGTATCAACTTTGCAAACTCAAAGTCTCCACAAGCATGAATAACCCTTTTTACGACGACTTTCTCTTCTTCACTAAATTTCGATAAATCAACATTTCTATCAATAATATCAAAACTTTCTTTTTCTATTCTTACACCTTTATTCATTTTTTGCCTCACTATATAAAATTGCTGTGGATAGATAACCTGCATTTTCGGGGATTTCGTCCGACAAAAGATCAAAAACCCTTTCTTCAGGCAGTGATGCCCTTTCTATTAAAAACCCTTTTTTAATTTTCTTACAATTTTTGACAAACTCTTTCAGACAATTTAACTTTTTATGAACCTTCATAATAACTATAGTGGAGAAATTTTCCAAAAGAGAATCAAGCTTGTTTATGCTATTTGGCATTTCCACTACACAAAACGATTCTTCTTTCACTACTATATTTTCATCTATTCTATTTGCCGCAGCAATAAAAGATGGAATTCCAGGAACCTTTTCTACTTTGATTCCAATGGGTTGTAACTTTTTTTCGAGATAATTAAATGTGCTGTAAATAGAAAGGTCACCGATTGTAACATAAGAAACTTTTTTATTTTCTTTTAAGAATTGTTCAATAGTTATTGCTAACTCAGAGTATTTTTCGTCAAGCAAATCTTTATTGTTGTTCATAGGGAAATAGTACATATAAATTTTTGATAACGGGACATATCCGCTTATGATATCTTTTGCAAGACTTCTACCGTTTTTATCCGA
Proteins encoded in this window:
- the cobI gene encoding precorrin-2 C(20)-methyltransferase, whose translation is MQKMIYALGIGPGDPELITLKALNVLKNSDIIVTPQSDKNGRSLAKDIISGYVPLSKIYMYYFPMNNNKDLLDEKYSELAITIEQFLKENKKVSYVTIGDLSIYSTFNYLEKKLQPIGIKVEKVPGIPSFIAAANRIDENIVVKEESFCVVEMPNSINKLDSLLENFSTIVIMKVHKKLNCLKEFVKNCKKIKKGFLIERASLPEERVFDLLSDEIPENAGYLSTAILYSEAKNE